In the Cydia fagiglandana chromosome 14, ilCydFagi1.1, whole genome shotgun sequence genome, one interval contains:
- the LOC134670657 gene encoding uncharacterized protein LOC134670657 produces MYISSSEDSPNQSPSLFGTSNFDSSSSAQQDTEKSVREHMLKIIRKKPKLFLGLPKSFWWIINFLAQDCRCVALHVIITLFKLKNNDSFARMSEQFEMARSTIRLAFEKNVTILSTYFQNCIYLPPLAHIKKNLAFKIRYSNVQCIIDCFEIQIEKARDPDKQAGTWSQYKSCNTMKYLIGCTPAGYIAFLSKGYGGRTSDKAITEKSNFIDVIPLNAVVMADRGFKEIESLLSVKNAKLLRPPSVYANKKMTKQEVLETKVIASLRVHVERVIRRVREFHMLKPHAVVNSKHIKYLDDLVIIACGLINLQNPIIKDC; encoded by the coding sequence ATGTATATATCTAGCAGTGAGGACAGTCCCAATCAATCACCATCGCTATTTGGAACCTCTAACTTCGACTCATCTTCCAGTGCACAACAAGATACTGAGAAAAGCGTCAGGGAGCATATGCTGAAAATTATAAGAAAAAAGCCAAAACTGTTTTTAGGATTGCCTAAAAGTTTTTGGTGGATCATCAACTTCTTAGCTCAAGACTGTCGTTGTGTGGCACTTCATGTAATTATAACattattcaaattaaaaaacaatgaCTCGTTTGCCAGAATGAGTGAACAATTTGAAATGGCCAGATCGACTATCCGACTGGCATTTGAAAAAAATGTAACTATTTTGTCAACTTACTTTCAAAATTGTATATATTTGCCACCGCTTGCACATATTAAGAAAAATTTGGCATTCAAAATCAGATACTCCAATGTCCAGTGTATTATTGACtgttttgaaattcaaattgaaaaaGCACGGGATCCAGATAAACAAGCGGGGACATGGTCCCAATACAAGTCATGTAACACAATGAAATATTTAATTGGATGTACACCAGCTGGATACATAGCATTTCTTTCAAAGGGTTATGGGGGAAGAACATCTGACAAAGCGATCACAGAGAAAAGTAATTTTATTGATGTTATTCCTCTTAACGCAGTAGTTATGGCTGATCGAGGGTTTAAGGAGATTGAATCATTGTTAAGCGTCAAAAATGCAAAACTGTTAAGACCCCCAAGTGTGTATGCAAATAAAAAGATGACAAAACAAGAAGTTTTAGAAACCAAGGTAATAGCTAGTCTGCGGGTGCATGTAGAAAGAGTTATAAGACGAGTAAGAGAATTTCATATGTTAAAACCTCATGCTGTTGTAAATAGCAAACACATTAAGTATTTGGACGACCTGGTGATAATAGCTTGTGGATTAATAAATCTGCAGAACCCAATAATAAAAGACTGCTGA
- the LOC134670968 gene encoding uncharacterized protein LOC134670968 yields the protein MDASSFHKADSSNLPKVDPYMLMEFMKNSDKHNVAEIRDAKALSSSRDSYVENAIGYVEVKHTGNLCDVKAKVVPEQKISSKYYVVMVHIDESQEAITDTSCDCTAGAGGCKHTVVLLHWLQKRSDEPSRTSLQCYWTKPNLKRVRENPIMCEDFAKGKVAKRGPKDPTVLERLRNEAKKHGGCGNSLLMAYDPDHLNKKITRFCLFDLMVEFLEKENNHNFEKYKKFCDTLVKKKKNKIKKETEGQVHSKQWHSIRQGRITGSKIYEIAQCQTPNGCLVEQLLGGCKAPETKAIKRGKNLEKSVLNQLQQEINKDINETGFIIVDGIFGASPDGIGDDFVVEIKCPISDKTKKTYIKDGQIRYSIDEIFAN from the exons ATGGATGCCTCCTCTTTTCATAAAGCCGACTCATCTAATTTGCCAAAAGTAGATCCGTATATGCTTATGGAGTTTATGAAGAACAGCGACAAACATAATGTCGCTGAGATAAGAGATGCCAAAGCATTATC gTCTTCACGGGACTCATATGTGGAGAATGCCATTGGATATGTTGAAGTAAAACATACTGGAAACCTTTGTGATGTTAAAGCAAAAGTTGTTCCGGAACAAAAAATATCAAGCAAATATTATGTTGTGATGGTCCATATAGACGAGTCACAGGAAGCAATTACGGACACTTCATGTGACTGTACGGCAGGAGCTG GTGGCTGTAAACATACTGTAGTCCTTTTACATTGGCTGCAAAAGCGAAGTGATGAACCTTCAAGAACAAGTCTACAGTGCTACTGGACTAAACCCAATTTAAAACGGGTTAGAGAAAACCCCATAATGTGTGAAGATTTTGCAAAGGGTAAAGTAGCCAAGAGGGGTCCCAAGGACCCAACTGTATTAGAAAGGTTGCGAAATGAAGCAAAAAAACATGGAGGTTGTGGAAATAGCCTGCTCATGGCATATGATCCCGACcatttaaataagaaaataacaaGATTCTGTTTATTCGATTTAATGGTTGAATTTttagaaaaagaaaataatcataattttgAGAAATATAAGAAGTTTTGTGACacattagtaaaaaaaaaaaagaacaaaataaagaaagaaaCGGAAGGCCAAGTCCATTCCAAACAGTGGCACAGTATTCGCCAAGGCAGAATAACGGGCTCTAAGATTTATGAAATTGCTCAATGTCAAACTCCCAATGGCTGTCTTGTGGAGCAGTTGTTGGGTGGTTGCAAGGCACCAGAGACAAAAGCCATAAAAAGAGggaaaaatttagaaaaaagtgTATTAAACCAACTACAGCAAGAAATAAACAAAGATATTAATGAAACTGGATTCATAATTGTGGACGGGATTTTTGGTGCTTCACCCGATGGGATTGGTGATGACTTCGTAGTTGAGATTAAGTGTCCCATTTctgacaaaacaaaaaaaacttacaTAAAAGATGGGCAAATACGTTACAGTATTGACGAGATCTTTGCAAATTAA